Below is a window of Salvelinus fontinalis isolate EN_2023a chromosome 31, ASM2944872v1, whole genome shotgun sequence DNA.
CTCTATTAAGGTAAAGGAGGACAGTGACATTGAGCCTGTTGGTGCTCTACAGccagagaggagaaaaggagagagggatgacagagaggATACAATAGAAGAAGGGAGTGGAGAGCTGGGAGGAAGGGTGGGTCCAGGGAGTGCAGGAAGTGGTTACGGGGAGCTGGCCAGTCCTCAGCCTGCGTCCCCTGGTCCCATCCGACTGCCCAATGGGAAGCTCCAATGTGACGTGTGTGGAATGAACTGTATCGGGCCAAATGTACTGATGGTGCACAAGCGCATCCACACAGGTGAGGCCAGATAAACAGACAGCAGAGTAGGTTGAAAAATCCCCCTAGAAAACAACGGGCAAGTTTCTATTCAGTTTCCTGAACTGAAAACtgtattgaccccaaccctgataggAGGTCTTTGTGTTCCTCATCAACATGAACCCTTTGACTTTTCTTTACATGGTGTCTATATGGTCCATACATTTTGACTGAATATTGCTTCACTGCTTTGTTCCAAGGTGATAGTAGGATTTGGAAAAAAAGACTGCCCATGTTGTTGTCAGGTGAGCGTCCGTTCCAGTGCACCCAGTGTGGAGCCTCCTTCACCCAGAAGGGGAACCTGCTGCGTCACATAAAGCTGCACTCTGGAGAGAAACCCTTTAAATGTCCCTTCTGTAACTACGCCTGCCGCCGCCGGGACGCACTCTCTGGACACATCCGCACACACACTGGTAAGACACAGTAGCCTGCTTTCTAATATCAAGCCAGGAAACTGGTAAGACCATTTGGGCTCTAAGTGGGCTCAGTGGGACCAGATGGGGAATAGAGCTGCTACCAGCCGCAGTCCCACTGTGTTGTGTAATTACAATGTATTGTAATAGCGAGTCATCTGTTTTCACAGTGTCTTCAATTCAATTATTTTTGGGGTCCAATTGGATTTAGAACAACAAAATCATATATTTCTTGCAAAAAAGTCCATTCATCTCTCTAGAGTGGGGCTCAGAGGAAATAGACAAATATCTATTGTCTTTACAGGAATGTACTTTACCACACGTGCAAAATATGACATTTAAAAGTATTCAAAACAGGATGTCCTGTTGGTGTTTTTCAATTTAATGAAGACATGCATTCAACAGGTGTTGATAGAGACAGGCAGAGCATGGTGGGCCTGCTGTTCTGAACAAATAATTTCAGTTTCAAAGAAAAGCAAACTTGCAAACCTCAGATTTCGGCGAAATGACGTCAGTCTCTGACTGCTCGGTAAAGGTGGAACATTGCGGTGACAAGTTGGGTGTTTTAAAACGTCAAAGGTGTGGAACAGAGAACAATTTCTGGAATTCACAGAGAAGGGGGAGTCCATACCCATATGGaaaagagatatatatatatatatatatatatatatatatatacacacacattaaacaaGATTCTTATATAGGTTATATCTGGAACATGTTAGTAATAGATACGGCAGCAAATACACTGAGAAAATTCATAGAAGATTATTGTAATATATTACTTATATGGGTGGGTAACATTTACACATAAAAAAAATGTTCCATGTATTATATAAATCAAAtctgattggtcacatacacatggttagcagatgttattacgagtgtagcaaaatgcttgtgcttctagttccgacaatgcagtaatatctaacaagtaatctaacaatttcctaacaactaccttatacacacaaatctaaagtggTGAATAAGAATGTGTacttataaatatatggatgagcgatggccgagcggcataggcaaggtgcaatagatggtataaaatacagtatatacatatcatatgagtaatgtaagatatgtaaacattattaaagtggcattatttaaagaggcattgtttaaagtgactagtgatccatttattaaagtggccagtgattgggtctcaatgtaggcagcagcctctctgagttagtgattgctgtttagcagtctcatggccttgagataaaagctgtttttcagtctttcagtcccagctttgatgcacctgtactgacctcgccttctggatgatagcggggtgaacaggccgtggctcgggtggttgttgtctttgatgatctttttggccttcctgtggcatcgggtgctgtaggtgtcctggagggcaggtagtttgcccccggtgatgcgttgtgcagacctcactaccctctggagagccctgcggttgaagGCGGTGCAGTTGcggtaccaggctgtgatacagcctgacaggatgctctcgattgtgcctctgtaaaggtttgtcagggttttgggtgacaagccaaatttcccCAGTCTTctgaagttgaagaggcgctgttgcgccttcttcaccacactgtctgtgtgggtggaccatttcagtttgcctgtgatgtgtatgccgaggaacttaaaactttccaccttctccactgctgtcccttcgatgtggatagggggatgctccctctggtTTCCTGAAGTTCCATCCTgaagatcatctcctttgttttgttgactttgagtgagaggttgttttcctgacaccatactCTGAGGgccatcacctcctccctgtaggctgtctcgtcgttgttggtaatcaagcccactactgttgtgtcatctgcaaacttgatgattgagttggaggcgtgtgtcGCCACacggtcgtgggtgaacagggagtacaggagggggctgagcacacacccttgtggggcccgactgttgagggtcagcgaagtggagatgttgtttcctaccttcaccacctgggggtggctcgTCAGacagtccaggacccaattgcacagggcgggttgagacccagggcctccagcttgatgatgaccttggagggtactatggtgttgaatgctgagttgtagtcaatgaacagcattcttacataggtattcctcttgtccagatgggatagggcagtgtgcagtgtgatggcgattgcatcgtctgtggacctgtttgggcggtatgcaaactgaagtgggtctagggtggcctgTGAGGtcgaggtgatatgatccttgactagtctctcaaagcacttcattatgacagaagtgagtgctacggggcaatagtcatttagttcagttattttttttaaacatacgaGAGACATTGTCCCATATGGAAAAGATATAGAAGAATCTAACAAGATGATTATCTTCTACCTGGAACTTGGCAGCAAATACACATACAACATGAATAGAAGATTGTTGTAATATCTGACTTATATGGGTGGGTAACCTTTAGACAGAAATATAAAACACATACGAGAGACATGTAAGGTAAGCTTTctaaggaggaggtggaggatggggCGGGtgcaggagcagagaggagcaggatggggtggagggaggagcaggaggtggaggggaggaggaggagaagtggagggaggagcaggaggagggggatgagaaGGGGGAGGAAAATCTAGGTAATAGTCAGTGACAGATATTAAAGTTAAGCAGGGCTGGACTTGGtaaaaaccctggatgggagacaaaGGCATAGCTGTAGATTAATCAAAtgtccagtaggaggtgctgcacAGACTTAACCATGGAAACTCATACCTGAAAAtgcacactgagtatacaaaatatgaagaacagctgctctttccatgacatagactggccaggtgaaagctatgatcccttattgatgtatcttgttaaatccacttcaatcagtgtagatgaaggggaggagacaggttaaagaaggacttttaagctttgagacaattgagacatgaattgtgtatgtgtcccgttcagagggtgaatgggtaagacaaaagatATAAGAGCATTagtcaacaccttgtagagtccatgccctgttGAATTGAGGCTGTTGAATTGaggggaggtgcaactcaatgttagggaggtgttcctaatgtttggcatACTCAGTGTATAAAAACAATACACTTTTGTTATAAAATTCATAGATGACTTATATAAGTCATATTTTGTCTCATATGTCATACAATATCCATGTAGGAAAGTGGCCACTTTCATATGTCATACAAGGCCAAACATACACCATTTCAATATTGACATAGAATATACATACAAACCATGTATTTGGATCCTGATTCTTACTAGATTTTTGTGCAAATAATCTACTTCTGCCATACAAGATTCATATTGTATTTTCATGCTTCTTTTCCATATGGTAGGCTAACGTCTAGGTCATGAACAAGTATTAAAGGATGTAATAAAacttacattattttatttaactaggcaagtcagttaagaacaaattcttattttcaatgacggcctaggaacagtgggttaactgcctgttcaggggcagaacgacagatttgtaccttgtcagctcggggatttgaacttgcaacctttcggttactagtccaacgctctaaccactaggctaccctgccgcccctgcaTTATGCACAACTACATGTAACTTTTTATTTGACTTACTTTCAGAAATAACAAACTTTCCTAGGACACAATATCAATAGTCTGGTCATATTTTGTAGATCTCATTTTACCAAAACAGACCAAAAGAGAAGCATGCGTGACCCATTAACTGACCCATGAATTGCTGTGTTTCTGGGCTGCAGTGCCCTCTCTGACAGTGGGTAAACCTTACAAGTGCAGTTACTGTGGTCGTAGCTACAAGCAACGGATCACCCTGGAAGAACACCTTGAACGCTGCCACAACTACCTAAAGTGTCTACAGAACCATCAGCCAGCACTCAGCACTGAACACACTGCACAGGGTAACATACACACAGACTCTTAATGTCCAATGCACAGGGTAACACACATTGACTGTCATCATCCACACAAACACAAGATTACAGAAATATACTTTGCTCTTTCATGTTGTGTTAGTTCAGTCTGAGCTCACTGGACAAAGTCACTGTGAACCAGAAAACACACATCTGTTTTTGCATTATGATGTCAATGTGTATTTGAACAGAGTCTGTTGTGTTTTGTCCCCAGATATGGAGCCGATGTCTGAGCCACAGGCTGTCCTCCAGCCGTCCACTAAGAAACTGTCTTTTATAGACAGACTGGTGAACACCATCACCAAACGCAAGAGGTCCACTCCACAGAAGTTTCTGGGTGAGTTTTCTCCTGTTTATATATGTCCATGTTCCTGAAGGTCTTGAAACCCAACAGTGCTATAACATGATGATAGTCTTATGAATCTGAGGTTGTCAACACTGATGTGCCCTTTTCTTTACAGGAGAAAAGCACATGAGGCTCAACGAGCCTGATATAACTTCTGAACTGTCCCCTGGTCCTAAAAAGGAAAAGGATGGGGACCTGCACTCTGCACCCAACTCTCACCTTGAGGGAGAGGCTGGTGCTGCAGGGTTAGTGGGGATGGGGGGCAGGTATCTCCACAGGTATGGAGGTGATGAGGACCCTGGGTCTGAGCCCCCTCAGCTGGCCCTGCCctactctgcctgcctgtctgaccCCAGCCCAGTCATCAGCTCTGTTTACAGCCACCCGATTCCCCTGGGTCCCCAGGTCAATGGAGCCGTAGGTGGGCGTGGAGGTGGGGTAGCGGCCAGGTTTGTGGAGCTCGCTGGACGGGAAGCAGGCGAGGGACACAAGGACATACCCTCAGGTCAGAGCCAAACGGTCAGCAATGGCTACAGCAATGGCCCCAGCATTGGCTGCCATGATTTCAAAGACAGGTCCGACACAGCAGAGGAGCAGCAGAGCACCAGTGTTATAGCTCCAACCAGCAACTCCAACAACCACCACCTACTCCCTAACCTGCAGTACGTAGCCCCAGCCCTGCCCAGCAGCCGTCGCGACCGCTGTCCAAACCCCAATCCCAGACACGCCCAAGACCcagatatagagagggagagagggtacaCCGACACCACTATCCCCACCACTGTGAAGGGATCGGGGAGCCCTGGTCCAGGGTCACCATCCATCTCCGGGGAAGCTTCTATACAGGTACAGGTGGTGGACGGGGAGGGACGAGCGGTGCGGTCATTCCGCTGTGAGCACTGTCGCATGTTCTTCCTGGATCACGTGATGTTCACCATCCACATGGGCTGCCACGGATTCCACCAGCCTTTCCAGTGCAACGTCTGTGGCCACTGCAGCTGCGACCGCTACCAGTTCACCTCGCACATCATCCGCGGGGAGCACCAGGTGGGTTGAGGACGGGAGTGAAGGGGGAGAGCTGGTCCCAACTGCCCTACCCCTTAGCACTTCCCCTTCAATGTTTACacatctgaagggtctggataggtataaccAGTGTAGTGGTGGAGATTTCACTGTATTGCGTCCACAATTGAGACCGGCTGGGGGTGAAGGGGGTGGGTGGGGCGAGGGAAAGGCAGGGGTGTCTGCTTCTTTGAGGTGACATGGGCTGCTTGTTCTGCACCagattacacacagagagacacccaTTGCCTTAACTGTTACATAGAAGTAACCCAGGATGATCTTGCTGTGACTGAGAGAAGGCATATTGTTTACAACTGTTAATGTAATGATGGAGTATGTGATCATGTGTAAAGGACATTTATGAACATGAAATATCCTGCCTTAGGTGATGTGGATCCTTCACTGTGGATGGTTACAGATTTTAACCATGGAGATTAAGAAGAAAGCTAATAGGGGCCTTATAATACTGGTGCAGATCAGACTGTTGACCCATGTCCAGTGAAGGATAGGACTCGACTGAGGTGGTCAGGTAGACGAGGCTGCTACATCTAATGGAGGATTGCACTTATAGATTATTGGCTTGAATGTGATAATAGCGTGACGTGAaaactacttttacttttagctAGAAAACTACAAAgcgctatacagaaacccagactaaaaccccaaacagcaagcaatgtagatgtagaagcacagtggctacgaaaaactccctagaaaggcaggaacctaggaagaaac
It encodes the following:
- the LOC129829680 gene encoding zinc finger protein Eos-like codes for the protein MNADDCNGHSYMSASGGETATEHGDFCGGLRVPAVGTQQSSLNQSLSVNSIKVKEDSDIEPVGALQPERRKGERDDREDTIEEGSGELGGRVGPGSAGSGYGELASPQPASPGPIRLPNGKLQCDVCGMNCIGPNVLMVHKRIHTGERPFQCTQCGASFTQKGNLLRHIKLHSGEKPFKCPFCNYACRRRDALSGHIRTHTVPSLTVGKPYKCSYCGRSYKQRITLEEHLERCHNYLKCLQNHQPALSTEHTAQDMEPMSEPQAVLQPSTKKLSFIDRLVNTITKRKRSTPQKFLGEKHMRLNEPDITSELSPGPKKEKDGDLHSAPNSHLEGEAGAAGLVGMGGRYLHRYGGDEDPGSEPPQLALPYSACLSDPSPVISSVYSHPIPLGPQVNGAVGGRGGGVAARFVELAGREAGEGHKDIPSGQSQTVSNGYSNGPSIGCHDFKDRSDTAEEQQSTSVIAPTSNSNNHHLLPNLQYVAPALPSSRRDRCPNPNPRHAQDPDIERERGYTDTTIPTTVKGSGSPGPGSPSISGEASIQVQVVDGEGRAVRSFRCEHCRMFFLDHVMFTIHMGCHGFHQPFQCNVCGHCSCDRYQFTSHIIRGEHQVG